A window of the Kosakonia sp. BYX6 genome harbors these coding sequences:
- the dapD gene encoding 2,3,4,5-tetrahydropyridine-2,6-dicarboxylate N-succinyltransferase, with amino-acid sequence MQQLQNVIEAAFERRAEITPANVDTVTREAVNQVIALLDSGALRVAEKIEGQWVTHQWLKKAVLLSFRINDNQVIDGAESRYFDKVPMKFADYDDARFQKEGFRVVPPAAVRQGAFIARNTVLMPSYVNIGAFVDEGTMVDTWATVGSCAQIGKNVHLSGGVGIGGVLEPLQANPTIIEDNCFIGARSEVVEGVIVEEGSVISMGVYIGQSTRIYDRETGEVHYGRVPAGSVVVSGNLPSKDGKYSLYCAVIVKKVDAKTRGKVGINELLRTID; translated from the coding sequence ATGCAGCAGTTACAGAACGTTATTGAGGCCGCTTTCGAGCGTCGCGCAGAGATTACCCCGGCAAATGTAGATACTGTTACCCGCGAAGCGGTGAACCAGGTTATCGCTCTGCTTGATTCAGGCGCACTGCGCGTCGCAGAAAAAATTGAGGGTCAGTGGGTGACCCACCAGTGGTTGAAGAAAGCCGTTCTGCTCTCTTTTCGCATTAACGATAACCAGGTTATCGACGGTGCGGAAAGCCGCTACTTTGATAAAGTGCCGATGAAATTCGCCGACTATGACGACGCGCGTTTCCAGAAAGAAGGTTTCCGCGTAGTACCGCCAGCCGCGGTGCGCCAGGGTGCATTCATCGCGCGCAACACGGTTCTGATGCCGTCTTACGTTAACATCGGTGCTTTCGTTGACGAAGGAACGATGGTTGATACCTGGGCGACTGTCGGTTCTTGTGCGCAGATCGGTAAAAACGTGCACCTTTCCGGTGGCGTAGGGATTGGTGGCGTTCTGGAGCCATTGCAGGCAAATCCGACTATCATTGAAGATAATTGTTTCATCGGCGCGCGCTCCGAGGTTGTGGAAGGCGTTATCGTTGAAGAAGGTTCTGTGATTTCGATGGGCGTTTATATCGGTCAGAGCACCCGTATTTACGATCGCGAAACCGGTGAAGTGCATTACGGTCGCGTACCGGCTGGCTCCGTGGTTGTTTCCGGCAACCTGCCGTCAAAAGATGGCAAATACAGCCTGTACTGCGCTGTTATCGTGAAAAAAGTGGATGCTAAAACGCGCGGTAAGGTAGGCATTAACGAGTTGCTGCGTACCATCGACTAA